One Bacillus amyloliquefaciens DSM 7 = ATCC 23350 DNA window includes the following coding sequences:
- a CDS encoding polysaccharide lyase family 1 protein, which produces MKKMLFMLAVCLCMIPAGVHAADLGRQTLGTNDGWGAASGGTTGGVKASSSNVYTVSNRKQLVSALGGSANSTPKIIYIQGTINMNTNDNNKTLGFNDYKDPAYDLNAYLKAYDPAKWGKKAPSGTQEDARQRSQKNQKARVVIDIPSNTTIIGSGSNAKVTGGNFNIKNGVDNVIIRNIEFQDAYDYFPQWDPTDGDSGNWNSEYDNITINGATHIWIDHCTFNDGSNPDSGFPYYYGRKYQHHDGQTDMANGANYVTLSYNKYNDHDKGSVIGNSDSKTSDEGKLKVTIHHNYYQNIVQRAPRVRYGQVHIYNNFYAGSKSAAYPFSYAWGAGHASKIYAQNNVFEVPGLAADKVISVFSGGKALHEDGTLLNGAAINASAANGLSQSVGWTPSLHGSIGSSANVKSDVISNAGAGILK; this is translated from the coding sequence ATGAAAAAAATGCTATTTATGCTGGCGGTTTGTTTATGTATGATCCCAGCGGGTGTCCATGCCGCTGACCTAGGCCGGCAGACGTTAGGAACAAATGACGGCTGGGGAGCTGCTTCCGGCGGAACAACTGGGGGAGTGAAAGCCTCTTCATCCAATGTATACACCGTATCAAACAGAAAGCAGCTTGTTTCTGCATTAGGGGGAAGCGCCAACAGCACGCCGAAGATCATTTACATACAAGGCACAATCAATATGAATACAAACGATAACAATAAAACGCTCGGCTTTAATGATTATAAAGATCCCGCATATGATCTAAACGCATATCTGAAGGCGTACGACCCGGCTAAATGGGGGAAAAAAGCGCCGTCAGGCACCCAGGAAGATGCCAGACAGCGATCCCAAAAAAACCAGAAAGCGCGGGTCGTGATTGATATCCCTTCAAATACGACCATCATCGGCTCAGGCTCAAATGCCAAAGTAACAGGCGGAAATTTTAATATTAAGAACGGCGTCGACAATGTCATCATCCGCAACATTGAATTTCAAGACGCTTATGACTATTTTCCGCAATGGGACCCGACTGACGGGGACAGCGGCAACTGGAACTCGGAATATGACAATATCACCATTAACGGGGCGACGCACATATGGATCGATCATTGCACCTTTAATGACGGATCGAATCCAGACAGCGGTTTTCCCTACTATTACGGGAGAAAATATCAGCACCATGACGGCCAGACGGATATGGCCAACGGGGCGAATTATGTGACATTATCCTATAATAAATATAATGACCATGACAAAGGCTCCGTCATCGGAAACAGTGACAGCAAGACGTCAGATGAAGGAAAACTGAAGGTGACCATTCACCATAACTATTACCAGAACATCGTCCAGCGCGCACCGCGGGTCCGGTACGGGCAGGTTCACATTTATAATAATTTTTACGCAGGCTCGAAAAGCGCCGCATACCCGTTCAGCTATGCATGGGGAGCGGGGCATGCGTCAAAAATATATGCCCAGAATAATGTCTTTGAAGTGCCGGGACTGGCTGCTGATAAGGTCATCAGCGTTTTCAGCGGCGGTAAAGCGCTTCATGAAGACGGCACGCTTTTAAACGGCGCCGCCATTAACGCGTCAGCCGCCAACGGATTAAGTCAGTCCGTCGGCTGGACACCGTCATTGCACGGCTCCATCGGCTCATCAGCAAATGTAAAATCTGATGTTATATCTAATGCCGGTGCGGGAATATTAAAATAA
- a CDS encoding ABC-F family ATP-binding cassette domain-containing protein: MSILSVKDLSHGFGDRALFNNVSFRLLKGEHVGLIGANGEGKSTFMNIITGKLEPDEGKVEWAKNVRVGYLDQHTVLEKGKTIRDVLKDAFHYLFAMEEEMNEIYNKMGEADPDELEQLLEGVGVIQDALTNNDFYVIDSKVEEIARGLGLQDVGLDRDVTDLSGGQRTKVLLAKLLLEKPEILLLDEPTNYLDEQHIEWLKRYLQEYENAFILISHDIPFLNSVINLIYHVENQELTRYVGDYHQFMEVYEVKKQQLEAAYKKQQQEVAELKDFVARNKARVSTRNMAMSRQKKLDKMDMIELAAEKPKPEFHFKPARTSGKLIFETKDLVIGYDTPLSRPLNLKMERGQKIALYGANGIGKTTLLKSLLGEIQPLSGTVERGEHQYTGYFEQEVKETNNNTCIEEVWSEFPSFTQYEIRAALAKCGLTTKHIESRVSVLSGGEKAKVRLCKLINSETNLLVLDEPTNHLDVDAKEELKRALKEYKGSILLISHEPEFYMDIATETWNCESWTTKVL, from the coding sequence ATGAGTATTTTATCCGTAAAAGATTTAAGCCACGGCTTCGGTGACCGTGCGCTTTTTAACAATGTATCGTTCCGTCTTTTAAAAGGGGAGCACGTCGGCTTAATCGGAGCAAACGGCGAAGGTAAATCAACGTTTATGAATATTATTACCGGAAAGCTTGAGCCTGATGAGGGAAAAGTTGAGTGGGCGAAAAACGTGCGCGTCGGCTATCTCGATCAGCATACCGTGCTTGAAAAAGGGAAAACGATCCGCGATGTGCTGAAGGATGCGTTCCATTACTTATTTGCGATGGAAGAAGAAATGAATGAGATTTATAACAAAATGGGCGAAGCGGACCCTGACGAGCTTGAGCAGCTGCTGGAAGGTGTCGGTGTCATTCAGGATGCCCTGACGAATAATGATTTCTACGTGATTGACAGCAAAGTCGAAGAAATCGCCCGGGGCCTCGGCTTGCAGGATGTCGGACTTGACCGTGACGTCACTGACTTAAGCGGAGGACAGCGGACGAAAGTGCTGCTCGCCAAACTGCTTTTGGAAAAGCCGGAAATCCTTCTGTTGGACGAACCGACCAACTACCTCGATGAGCAGCATATTGAATGGCTGAAACGCTATTTGCAGGAATATGAAAATGCGTTCATCTTAATTTCTCACGACATTCCGTTTTTAAACAGCGTGATCAATTTGATTTATCATGTGGAAAACCAAGAGCTGACGCGTTATGTCGGTGACTATCATCAATTCATGGAAGTATACGAAGTGAAAAAACAGCAGCTCGAAGCCGCCTATAAAAAACAGCAGCAGGAAGTGGCTGAGCTGAAGGATTTCGTCGCCCGAAACAAAGCGCGGGTCAGCACGAGAAACATGGCGATGTCCCGCCAGAAAAAGCTTGATAAGATGGATATGATTGAACTGGCGGCTGAAAAACCGAAACCGGAATTCCATTTTAAGCCTGCGAGAACGTCAGGCAAGCTGATTTTTGAAACGAAGGACTTAGTCATCGGCTACGATACTCCGCTGTCACGCCCGCTCAATCTCAAAATGGAACGCGGCCAGAAAATCGCCCTGTACGGCGCAAACGGCATCGGGAAAACGACACTGTTAAAAAGCCTGCTCGGTGAAATTCAGCCGCTCTCAGGCACGGTGGAACGGGGCGAACATCAATACACGGGCTATTTCGAGCAGGAAGTGAAAGAAACCAATAACAATACGTGTATCGAAGAAGTGTGGAGCGAATTTCCTTCCTTTACCCAATATGAAATCCGCGCCGCCCTCGCCAAATGCGGCCTGACGACCAAACATATTGAAAGCCGCGTCTCCGTTCTCAGCGGAGGAGAAAAAGCGAAGGTCAGACTGTGCAAACTGATCAATTCAGAAACAAACCTGCTTGTGCTTGACGAGCCGACAAACCACCTGGATGTCGATGCGAAAGAAGAGCTGAAACGCGCGCTGAAAGAATACAAAGGCTCTATTCTGCTGATTTCCCACGAACCGGAATTCTACATGGATATCGCGACGGAAACATGGAACTGTGAGTCTTGGACGACGAAAGTGCTGTAA
- a CDS encoding DUF3212 family protein has product MVPIHYFSPEQQFNAWVVSDLVKQVFRRHTRCPDGIKELTVFAENTFHINIDFVFSIIINIGDIESVLPKEIENTLGSYLTALRPVITADMLHSSKTNAYEYLEHEKNTDIYRLFF; this is encoded by the coding sequence GTGGTTCCTATTCATTATTTTTCACCGGAACAGCAATTTAACGCTTGGGTTGTCAGTGATTTAGTGAAGCAGGTATTCCGCCGGCATACCCGCTGCCCGGACGGAATAAAAGAGCTTACGGTCTTTGCTGAAAATACCTTTCATATTAATATCGATTTCGTTTTCTCTATTATTATAAATATCGGTGATATAGAATCCGTTCTGCCGAAAGAAATTGAGAATACGCTCGGTTCTTATCTGACCGCGCTTCGGCCTGTGATCACCGCCGACATGCTTCATTCTTCTAAAACGAATGCCTATGAATATTTGGAACATGAGAAAAACACCGACATATATCGGTTATTCTTTTAA
- a CDS encoding anion permease, whose translation MASEKDAKKQQAVKIIPLLITVAVGLIIWFIPAPSGLEPKAWHLFAIFVATIIGFISKPLPMGAIAIFALAVTALTGTLSIEDTLSGFGNKTIWLIVIAFFISRGFIKTGLGARISYVFVQRFGKKTLGLSYSLLFSDLILSPAIPSNTARAGGIIFPIIRSLSETFGSTPADGTERKIGAFLLKTGFQGNLITSAMFLTAMAANPLIAKLAHDVAGVDITWTSWAIAAIVPGLASLIITPLVIYKLYPPEIKETPDAAKIATEKLKEMGPFKKSELSMVIVFLLVLALWIFGGSLNIDATTTALIGLSVLLLSQVLTWEDIKKEQGAWDTLTWFAALVMLANFLNELGMVSWFSNMMKSSVSGFSWIVAFMILIVVYYYTHYFFASATAHISAMYAAFLAVIVAAGAPPLLAALSLAFFSNLFGSTTHYGSGAAPVFFGAGYISQSKWWSIGFILSIVHIVTWLVIGGLWWKVLGLW comes from the coding sequence ATGGCTTCAGAAAAAGACGCAAAAAAACAGCAGGCGGTAAAAATCATTCCATTGCTTATTACTGTTGCTGTGGGATTAATCATTTGGTTTATTCCCGCGCCGTCCGGACTTGAACCTAAAGCATGGCATTTGTTCGCTATTTTTGTCGCAACAATTATCGGCTTTATCTCCAAGCCCTTGCCAATGGGCGCAATTGCAATTTTTGCATTGGCAGTCACCGCGTTAACGGGAACGCTGTCTATTGAAGATACGTTAAGCGGATTTGGAAACAAGACAATCTGGCTGATTGTCATCGCCTTTTTTATTTCCCGGGGGTTTATCAAAACCGGGCTCGGCGCCAGAATTTCTTACGTATTCGTACAACGGTTCGGGAAGAAAACACTCGGCCTTTCTTATTCACTGCTTTTCAGTGATTTAATTTTATCTCCTGCCATTCCGAGCAACACGGCACGGGCGGGCGGCATTATTTTTCCTATTATCAGATCATTATCCGAAACATTCGGATCAACGCCGGCAGACGGAACAGAGCGGAAAATCGGCGCTTTCTTATTAAAGACCGGTTTTCAAGGAAACTTGATTACGTCTGCGATGTTTTTGACGGCAATGGCGGCGAATCCGCTGATCGCCAAGCTGGCCCATGATGTCGCAGGGGTGGACATCACATGGACAAGCTGGGCAATCGCGGCCATTGTACCGGGATTGGCGAGCTTAATCATTACGCCGCTCGTCATTTATAAGCTGTATCCGCCGGAAATTAAAGAAACACCGGACGCGGCTAAAATCGCAACGGAAAAATTGAAAGAAATGGGTCCGTTTAAAAAATCCGAACTCTCCATGGTCATCGTCTTTTTATTGGTGCTTGCGCTGTGGATTTTCGGAGGAAGTTTAAATATCGACGCAACAACAACGGCTTTGATCGGATTATCCGTTTTGCTTTTGTCACAGGTATTAACATGGGAGGACATCAAAAAGGAACAAGGTGCATGGGATACGCTGACTTGGTTCGCGGCGCTTGTTATGCTGGCGAATTTCCTGAATGAACTCGGTATGGTATCTTGGTTCAGCAATATGATGAAATCTTCTGTTTCCGGTTTTTCATGGATTGTGGCATTTATGATTTTAATTGTCGTATATTATTACACTCATTATTTCTTTGCGAGCGCAACCGCGCATATCAGCGCCATGTACGCGGCATTTCTCGCCGTAATCGTGGCAGCGGGCGCGCCGCCGCTATTGGCAGCGCTCAGCCTGGCGTTTTTCAGCAACCTCTTCGGTTCGACGACGCATTACGGCTCAGGAGCGGCTCCGGTCTTTTTCGGAGCAGGCTATATATCGCAAAGCAAATGGTGGTCCATCGGCTTTATCCTGTCGATCGTCCATATTGTGACATGGCTTGTCATCGGTGGATTATGGTGGAAAGTTTTAGGTTTATGGTAG
- a CDS encoding MFS transporter has translation MDTSSQQKTGLFSQPKAVWAVAFACVISFMGIGLVDPILPAIAAQLHASPSEVSLLFTSYLLVTGFMMFFSGAISSRIGAKWTLLLGLIFIIVFAALGGSSGSIAQLVGYRGGWGLGNALFISTALAVIVGVSVGGSAKAIILYEAALGLGISVGPLAGGELGSISWRAPFFGVSVLMLIALCAISLMLPKLPKPAKRVGVFDAMKALKYKGLLTMASAAFLYNFGFFILLAYSPFVLDLDEHGLGYVFFGWGLLLAVTSVFTAPALHKALGTVRSLVVLFISFAVILFIMGIWTEHMALVITCIVIAGAVLGMVNTIMTTAVMGSAPVDRSIASSAYSSVRFIGGAIAPWIAGMLSERFTAHTPYLVGGAVVLAGMLILLLGRKHLAGIKAGH, from the coding sequence ATGGATACATCATCACAACAGAAAACAGGCTTATTCAGCCAGCCGAAAGCCGTTTGGGCGGTTGCGTTTGCCTGTGTTATTTCCTTTATGGGAATCGGACTTGTCGATCCGATTCTTCCGGCAATTGCCGCACAATTACATGCTTCACCTAGTGAAGTATCGCTGCTGTTTACAAGTTATTTGCTCGTGACCGGTTTTATGATGTTTTTCTCCGGGGCGATTTCCAGCCGGATCGGCGCAAAATGGACACTGCTTCTCGGACTTATTTTTATCATCGTGTTCGCCGCCCTTGGCGGAAGCTCAGGTTCAATCGCTCAGCTTGTCGGCTATCGCGGCGGCTGGGGACTCGGGAATGCTCTCTTTATTTCAACCGCGCTTGCCGTCATCGTCGGAGTGTCCGTCGGGGGCAGCGCCAAAGCCATTATTTTGTATGAGGCCGCGCTCGGTCTGGGGATTTCCGTCGGACCGCTTGCAGGCGGAGAGCTTGGGAGCATCTCATGGCGCGCTCCGTTTTTCGGAGTGTCTGTCCTCATGTTAATCGCACTTTGTGCGATTTCGCTCATGCTGCCGAAGCTGCCGAAACCGGCGAAACGCGTCGGTGTGTTTGACGCAATGAAGGCGCTCAAGTATAAAGGATTGCTGACCATGGCGTCGGCGGCGTTTTTATACAACTTCGGTTTCTTTATTTTGCTTGCCTATTCACCGTTTGTGCTTGATCTGGATGAGCACGGTCTCGGCTATGTCTTTTTCGGCTGGGGTTTATTGCTTGCGGTTACGTCTGTATTTACAGCGCCGGCCTTGCATAAAGCGCTCGGCACAGTCCGTTCGCTCGTCGTTCTGTTCATCTCTTTTGCCGTGATTTTGTTTATTATGGGCATTTGGACAGAACACATGGCGCTTGTCATTACTTGCATCGTCATCGCAGGCGCTGTGCTCGGGATGGTCAACACCATCATGACGACAGCCGTCATGGGGTCCGCTCCTGTCGACCGTTCCATCGCATCTTCTGCATACAGCTCTGTCCGGTTCATCGGGGGAGCCATTGCGCCGTGGATTGCGGGAATGCTGTCAGAGCGTTTTACAGCCCACACGCCGTACCTTGTAGGAGGAGCGGTCGTGCTGGCGGGTATGCTGATCTTGCTTCTGGGACGCAAACATCTCGCCGGAATAAAAGCCGGACATTAA
- a CDS encoding general stress protein, which yields MKPVVREYTNDQKLMQDVKELQQLGVAKEDVYVLSHDDDRTDRLADNTDVNTIGAKETGIKHAVGNMFNKKGDELRNKIHEIGFSEEEASQFEKRLDEGKVLLFVTDNEKVKSWA from the coding sequence ATGAAACCAGTAGTAAGAGAATATACAAATGATCAAAAACTGATGCAGGACGTAAAAGAGCTTCAGCAATTGGGTGTCGCAAAAGAAGACGTATATGTGCTTTCTCATGATGACGACAGAACGGATCGCCTGGCCGACAATACGGATGTCAATACCATCGGAGCGAAAGAAACGGGCATTAAACACGCGGTCGGCAATATGTTTAATAAAAAAGGCGACGAGCTCCGCAACAAAATTCACGAAATCGGCTTTTCAGAGGAGGAAGCATCACAATTTGAAAAGCGCTTAGATGAAGGAAAAGTTCTTCTGTTTGTCACAGATAACGAAAAAGTAAAATCATGGGCGTAA
- a CDS encoding DEAD/DEAH box helicase, which translates to MTQTWPFLQHTQPFIAENWEASGFQEPTVIQEKAAQVIMEGKDVIAESPTGTGKTLAYTLPVLERINPEQKHPQVIILAPSRELVMQIFQVIQDWKKGSDLRALSLIGGANVKKQVEKLKNKPHIIAGTPGRVLELIQAKKLKMHEVKTIVLDEADQLVTKEHRETMKKIIKTTLRDRQLLSFSATLQPETEEVLNEIAHEPAVLKVKRNTEEKARVTHQYLVCDQRDKVKLLQKLSRLNGMQALVFVRDIGNLSVYAEKLAYHHVDLGILHGEAKKMERANILSAFERGEFPLLLATDIAARGLDIDDLPYVIHADIPNEDGYIHRSGRTGRAGKEGTVLSLVTPMEESKLKKMAKSLGIELKEAVYSGGRLSEK; encoded by the coding sequence ATGACCCAAACATGGCCATTTTTACAGCATACACAACCATTTATCGCCGAAAACTGGGAGGCGTCAGGCTTTCAGGAGCCGACCGTCATTCAGGAAAAAGCCGCTCAGGTGATCATGGAAGGAAAAGACGTCATCGCCGAATCCCCGACGGGAACGGGAAAAACATTGGCGTACACGCTTCCGGTTTTGGAGCGGATCAACCCGGAGCAAAAACATCCGCAAGTGATTATTTTAGCGCCGTCCCGCGAGCTTGTGATGCAGATTTTCCAAGTGATCCAAGATTGGAAAAAAGGCTCTGATCTTCGCGCTTTGTCTTTGATCGGCGGAGCAAACGTGAAAAAGCAGGTGGAAAAGCTCAAAAATAAACCGCATATCATTGCAGGCACACCGGGAAGGGTGCTTGAATTGATTCAGGCGAAAAAACTCAAAATGCATGAAGTCAAGACGATCGTTCTTGACGAAGCTGATCAGCTTGTGACAAAGGAACACCGCGAAACGATGAAAAAAATCATTAAAACGACGCTGAGAGACCGCCAGCTTTTAAGCTTTTCAGCTACGCTGCAGCCGGAGACAGAAGAGGTGCTGAATGAGATCGCACACGAGCCGGCCGTTTTGAAAGTGAAGCGGAATACGGAGGAAAAGGCGCGGGTCACGCATCAATACCTCGTCTGCGATCAGCGGGATAAAGTGAAGCTGTTGCAAAAGCTGTCACGGCTGAACGGCATGCAGGCGCTCGTATTCGTCAGAGATATCGGGAATTTAAGCGTCTATGCGGAAAAACTTGCGTATCACCATGTGGATCTCGGCATTCTGCACGGGGAAGCGAAAAAAATGGAGCGGGCAAACATATTATCAGCGTTTGAACGGGGAGAATTTCCGCTGCTTCTGGCGACTGACATTGCGGCGCGCGGACTTGATATCGATGATCTTCCGTATGTCATTCACGCAGACATACCGAATGAAGACGGGTATATCCACAGATCGGGCCGGACGGGGCGTGCCGGTAAAGAAGGAACCGTACTCAGCCTTGTCACACCGATGGAAGAATCCAAACTGAAAAAAATGGCCAAGTCACTCGGAATTGAGCTGAAAGAGGCTGTCTATTCAGGCGGAAGACTATCTGAGAAATAA